In one Sphingomonas sanguinis genomic region, the following are encoded:
- a CDS encoding Crp/Fnr family transcriptional regulator, whose translation MTSFNAALSPSSASTAASEGIAAAAIRRLTALTPLADTDMALLDTAADRALTYPLRHTFQTIGRPMADPLLLLQGWAARVRILPDGRRQFMSFYLPGDIIGSAQHARPIAPATVVAITECVACPAPAAPAGSGLTQAYAVGEALDEAYLLGHVVQLGRLNAQERISDFLLEIYERLSLAGLTVGGSFEMPLTQEMLADALGLTPVHVNRMIQQARRDGDLMWKSGRVLLRDPERTARAIGRLSPQVTGTQTMPQAKAD comes from the coding sequence ATGACTTCTTTTAACGCCGCCCTGTCGCCCTCTTCCGCCTCGACCGCCGCGTCGGAGGGGATCGCCGCCGCCGCCATCCGCCGGCTGACCGCGCTGACTCCGCTGGCCGACACGGACATGGCGCTGCTCGACACCGCCGCCGACCGCGCGCTCACCTATCCGCTGCGCCACACCTTCCAGACGATCGGTCGCCCGATGGCCGACCCGCTGTTGCTGCTGCAGGGATGGGCCGCGCGGGTGCGCATCCTGCCCGACGGGCGGCGGCAGTTCATGAGCTTTTATCTGCCCGGCGACATCATCGGCTCGGCGCAACATGCGCGGCCGATCGCACCGGCGACCGTCGTGGCCATCACCGAATGCGTCGCCTGCCCCGCCCCCGCCGCCCCGGCCGGATCGGGCCTCACCCAGGCCTATGCAGTCGGCGAGGCGCTGGACGAGGCCTATCTGCTGGGTCATGTCGTCCAGCTCGGCCGGTTGAACGCGCAGGAGCGGATCAGCGACTTCCTGCTCGAAATCTATGAGCGGCTGTCGCTCGCCGGGCTGACCGTGGGCGGCAGTTTCGAGATGCCGCTGACCCAGGAAATGCTGGCCGACGCGCTCGGCCTGACCCCGGTCCATGTCAACCGTATGATCCAGCAGGCGCGACGCGACGGCGACCTGATGTGGAAATCGGGCCGCGTGCTGCTGCGCGATCCCGAGCGCACCGCACGTGCCATCGGCCGGCTCAGCCCGCAGGTGACGGGCACCCAGACCATGCCGCAGGCCAAGGCGGACTGA
- a CDS encoding TonB-dependent receptor, giving the protein MLTFRSLLKASVSLILTAGPLSVQAQETATPPQTAQASDAGTEGEDIVVNGTYARSLAAGIETKRRAAYGVDSISSTDIGKFPTQNVAEALQLVPGVAITRPRGEGLYVSVRGLGPQFQNTLMNGRTVALNDLIENGGAAGRQFRFEMLPAEFTSSIDVVKTPTADMSEGALGGNIDVKTFRPLEVGNKTTVNIRGTYTTMTKEVRPNVTVLTSAKNGDGTFGILAGAQYWGKTVRNDRFMNFGWLTDRYTAANKGGIPAGLYSPTRTRPTVETEDRKRISGIVSAQWEPTPELQTTLDLIATRLDVAYDEFGLDIYPDDGGTAGGPPAQIQPGYTVVGDTITKATINNVRFMGTREYSLNRHDLLTVGLKQTWNPDRWHVTASVNWSAAHSYHPDYRTGTVRSRAYFVAPLTYDASGGYQTMPTFTTPVDVTNPANYKLFQFNIAPKDSKDWDFYSRLDVGHDFDGFLSKLQAGGEYHWRKRDYFRRDYLIDTATNQPLTNLGAGAYQQIPYDDFLSGVSGNGFRNWLVPVTQAYVGNFFTPAIQAQPITNGDRRSSFVVSEKIAAAYLRADYQFDAGQVPVTGNLGVRYVHTDQVASGTLTSGNTATPVSYPKTFNNVLPSFNLRADLSPKLVGRLAASRVLTRPNVTDTAPRITVSTDAPTASGGNPQLVPFLATQFDGSLEWYFAPSGMLSGAVFYKAMDDYITQSNTEINIPGRGTVRLTTSVNGGDAKVYGAEAAYSQVFTFLPAPFDGFGVQGSYTHTEVKADYTAGSRTIKDQLIGLSKNSFNLVGFYDKGPLSARLSYVWRDKYLSSTGSTVQAPTYVAAFGSLDGQLSVRAADNLTLSLEAINIAGAHQDTYNDNDLRFGEINYYGRTILFGVRAEF; this is encoded by the coding sequence ATGCTGACGTTTCGCAGCCTGCTGAAGGCATCGGTTTCGCTCATTCTCACGGCCGGGCCGCTGTCCGTCCAGGCGCAGGAAACGGCCACCCCGCCGCAGACCGCGCAGGCGAGCGACGCAGGGACCGAGGGCGAGGATATCGTCGTCAACGGCACCTATGCGCGCAGCCTGGCCGCCGGGATCGAGACCAAGCGCCGTGCCGCCTATGGCGTCGATTCGATCAGCTCGACCGATATCGGCAAGTTCCCGACCCAGAACGTCGCCGAGGCATTGCAGCTCGTCCCCGGCGTGGCGATCACCCGCCCGCGCGGCGAAGGCCTGTATGTCAGCGTCCGTGGCCTGGGGCCGCAGTTCCAGAACACGCTGATGAACGGCCGCACCGTCGCGCTGAACGACCTGATCGAAAATGGCGGTGCCGCCGGGCGTCAGTTCCGCTTCGAGATGCTCCCTGCGGAATTCACCTCCAGCATCGACGTGGTGAAGACGCCGACCGCCGACATGAGCGAGGGTGCGCTGGGCGGCAATATCGACGTGAAGACCTTCCGCCCGCTGGAGGTCGGCAACAAGACGACCGTCAATATCCGCGGCACCTACACCACCATGACCAAGGAGGTCCGCCCCAACGTCACCGTGCTGACCAGCGCGAAGAATGGCGACGGTACCTTCGGTATCCTCGCGGGCGCGCAATATTGGGGCAAGACGGTCCGCAACGACCGCTTCATGAATTTCGGCTGGCTGACCGACCGCTATACGGCGGCCAACAAGGGCGGCATCCCCGCCGGTCTCTACTCGCCGACCCGCACCCGCCCCACCGTCGAGACCGAGGATCGCAAGCGCATCTCCGGCATCGTCTCGGCCCAGTGGGAGCCGACGCCAGAGCTTCAGACGACGCTGGACCTGATCGCGACGCGGCTCGACGTGGCCTATGACGAGTTCGGCCTGGACATCTATCCCGATGACGGCGGCACGGCGGGCGGGCCCCCGGCGCAGATCCAGCCGGGCTATACCGTCGTCGGTGACACCATCACCAAGGCGACGATCAACAATGTCCGCTTCATGGGCACGCGCGAATACAGCCTCAACCGCCACGACCTGCTGACCGTCGGGCTGAAGCAGACGTGGAACCCCGATCGCTGGCACGTCACCGCCAGCGTCAACTGGTCGGCGGCGCACAGCTATCACCCCGATTACCGCACCGGTACGGTCCGCAGCCGAGCCTATTTCGTCGCACCGCTGACCTATGACGCCAGCGGCGGCTATCAGACGATGCCGACCTTCACGACGCCGGTCGATGTCACCAACCCGGCCAATTACAAGCTGTTCCAGTTCAACATCGCGCCCAAGGACAGCAAGGACTGGGACTTCTATTCGCGCCTCGACGTCGGTCATGATTTCGACGGTTTCCTGTCGAAGCTGCAGGCGGGCGGCGAATATCATTGGCGCAAGCGCGACTATTTCCGCCGCGATTACCTGATCGACACCGCGACCAACCAGCCGCTGACCAATCTGGGCGCGGGCGCCTATCAGCAGATTCCCTATGACGACTTCCTGTCGGGCGTCAGCGGCAACGGCTTCCGCAACTGGCTGGTGCCCGTCACCCAGGCCTATGTCGGCAATTTCTTCACGCCCGCGATCCAGGCGCAGCCGATCACCAATGGCGATCGCCGCTCGTCCTTCGTCGTGTCGGAAAAGATCGCCGCCGCATACCTGCGCGCCGATTACCAGTTCGATGCGGGTCAGGTGCCCGTCACTGGCAATCTGGGCGTCCGCTATGTCCACACCGATCAGGTGGCGAGCGGTACGCTGACCAGCGGCAACACCGCCACCCCGGTCAGCTATCCGAAGACGTTCAACAACGTCCTGCCCAGCTTCAACCTGCGCGCCGACCTGTCGCCGAAGCTGGTCGGTCGCCTGGCCGCCAGCCGGGTGCTGACCCGTCCCAACGTCACCGACACCGCGCCGCGCATCACCGTGTCGACCGACGCGCCGACCGCCAGCGGCGGCAACCCGCAGCTGGTGCCGTTCCTCGCCACCCAGTTTGACGGGTCGCTGGAATGGTATTTCGCCCCCTCGGGCATGCTGTCGGGTGCGGTCTTCTACAAGGCGATGGACGATTACATCACCCAGTCGAATACCGAGATCAACATTCCGGGTCGCGGCACCGTGCGCCTGACCACCTCGGTCAATGGTGGCGATGCCAAGGTGTACGGTGCGGAGGCGGCCTATAGCCAGGTCTTCACCTTCCTGCCCGCGCCGTTCGACGGCTTCGGCGTGCAGGGCTCCTACACCCATACCGAGGTGAAGGCCGACTATACGGCGGGGTCGCGCACCATCAAGGACCAGCTGATCGGCCTGTCGAAGAACAGCTTCAACCTGGTCGGCTTCTACGACAAGGGGCCGCTGTCCGCCCGCCTCTCCTATGTCTGGCGCGACAAATATCTGTCGAGCACGGGCAGCACGGTGCAGGCGCCGACCTATGTCGCGGCCTTCGGTTCGCTCGACGGCCAGCTGTCGGTGCGCGCCGCCGACAATCTGACGCTCAGCCTGGAGGCGATCAACATCGCGGGCGCGCATCAGGACACCTATAACGACAATGACCTGCGCTTCGGCGAGATCAACTATTACGGCCGGACGATCCTGTTCGGCGTACGGGCGGAGTTCTGA